In Cheilinus undulatus linkage group 14, ASM1832078v1, whole genome shotgun sequence, a genomic segment contains:
- the LOC121521360 gene encoding NACHT, LRR and PYD domains-containing protein 3-like isoform X1 — MSKSKLINLKDRQPSPGQQSEPGSASSGVSKDRQPSPGQRPKDPIIQQRLDSIFMALEKNIACFVKSELKKIQKVLCLDYPECFESQMEKDEVLEGEEEEQWRNSREALLKITLDFLRRMKQEELADCLQNRTAAAKCKHELKSNLEDKFQFLHEGIPYVGNHRRNVDLNQIYTELYITLGDSGEVNDEHEVRQIETTSRKPDRPEITIKEEDLFRGIPGRDEPIRTVMTKGVAGIGKTVLTQKFTLDWAEGKANQDIQFTFPFTFRELNVLKEKKLSLVELVHLFFNETKEAGLCRFEEFQVVFIFDGLDECRLPLDFHNSEIVTDVKESISVDVLLTNLIRGKLLPSARLWITTRPAAANQIPPECVDMVTEVRGFTDPQKEEYFKKRFRDEEQANRIISHIKISRSLHIMCHIPVFCWITATVLEDVLKTREGGELPKTLTEMFIHFLVVQTKRKNIKYDGGAETDPLWDPESRKMIEALADLAFEQLQKGNLIFYEPDLMECGINIKEASVYSGVFTQIFREERGLYQDKVFCFIHLSVQEFLAALHVHQTFINSGVNLMAEEQTPSLTPKIVGYNNELNHLHQSGVNRALKSPNGHLDLFLRFLLGLSLQTNQNLLRGLLTQTGSDSQTNQETVQYLRTKISENVSAEKSINLFHCLNELNDRSLVEQIQQSLKSGRLSTDYLSPAQWSALVFILLSSENDLDVFDLKKYSASEEALLRLLPVVKASDKALLSGCNLSERSCGPLSSVLSSKSSSLRELDLSNNDLQDSGLELLSSGLESTCCELETLKLSACSLSERSCEALSSVLSSQSSSLRELDLSNNDLQDSGVSLLFAGLASPHCKLATFRLGGCHLSESSCEALTLILSSQISSLRKLDLSNNDLQDSGLQRLSTGLESPHCILESLSLSGCLITEEGCSCLASALRSNPSHLRELDLSYNHPGESGKKLLSVGQKDPLWSLDTLRMDHGGELRLKPGLKKYFCELALDPNTAHRKLKLSKNNRKVTRVGENQSYPDHPDRFDFSPQLLHRDGLTGRCYWEVKWRGSVDVSVSYRKIRRKGGSDDCLFGHNDQSWRLFCSPKGFSVRHNNKQTDLPLSQSFSSGRVAVYVDYDAGSLSFYSVSSDTLTHLYTFSTTFTEPLYPGFGFRWDSSVSLCSL, encoded by the exons ATGTCTAAGAGTAAACTTATAAACTTAAAGGATCGACAGCCCTCTCCTGGTCAACA ATCTGAACCTGGATCTGCTTCTAGTGGTGTGTCGAAGGATCGACAGCCCTCTCCTGGTCAAAG ACCAAAGGATCCCATTATTCAACAAAGGCTGGATTCCATATTTATG GCTCTAGAGAAGAACATTGCCTGTTTTGTGAAGAGTGAGCTGAAGAAGATCCAAAAAGTTCTATGTCTAGATTACCCAGAATGCTTTGAGAGTCAGATGGAAAAGGATGAAGTGTTGGAAGGTGAAGAGGAGGAGCAGTGGAGGAATAGCAGAGAGGCACTTCTGAAGATCACTCTTGACTTCTTGAGGAGAATGAAGCAGGAGGAGCTGGCTGACTGTCTGCAGAACA GAACTGCTGCTGCCAAGTGCAAACATGAACTAAAGTCTAACCTGGAGGACAAGTTTCAATTTCTGCATGAGGGGATTCCTTATGTAGGAAACCATAGACGTAATGTAGATCTGAATCAGATCTACACAGAGCTCTACATCACATTAGGAGACAGTGGAGAGGTCAATGATGAACACGAGGTCAGACAGATCGAAACAACATCCAGGAAACCAGATAGACCAGAAATAACCATCAAAGAAGAAGACCTCTTTAGAGGCATACCTGGAAgagatgaaccaatcagaacagTGATGACAAAGGGCGTGGCTGGCATTGGGAAAACAGTCTTAACACAGAAGTTCACTCTGGACTGGGCTGAAGGCAAAGCCAACCAGGACATCCAGTTCACATTCCCATTCActttcagagagctgaatgtgctgaaagagaaaaagttaAGCTTAGTGGAGCTTGTTCAcctcttttttaatgaaaccaAAGAAGCAGGACTCTGCAGGTTTGAAGAGTTCCAGGTGGTGTTCATCTTTGATGGTCTGGATGAGTGTCGACTTCCTCTGGACTTCCACAACAGTGAGATTGTGACTGATGTCAAAGAGTCCATCTCAGTGGATGTGCTGCTGACAAACCTCATCAGGGGGAAACTGCTTCCATCTGCTCGCCTCTGGATAACCAcacgacctgcagcagccaatcagatccctccTGAGTGTGTTGACATGgtgacagaggtcagagggttCACTGACCCTCAGAAGGAGGAGTACTTCAAGAAGAGATTCAGAGATGAGGAGCAGGCCAACAGAATCATCTCCCACATCAAGATATCCAGAAGCCTCCACATCATGTGCCACATCCCagtcttctgctggatcactgctacAGTCCTGGAGGATGTGCTGAAgaccagagagggaggagagctgCCCAAGACCCTGACTGAGATGTTCATCCACTTCCTGGTGGTTCAGACCAAAAGGAAGAACATCAAGTATGATGGAGGAGCTGAGACTGATCCACTCTGGGATCCAGAGAGCAGGAAGATGATTGAGGCTCTGGCTGATCTGGCttttgagcagctgcagaaaggaaACCTGATCTTCTATGAACCAGACCTGATGGAGTGTGGCATCAATATCAAAGAAGCCTCGGTGTACTCAGGAGTGTTCACACAGAtcttcagagaggagagaggactgTACCAGGACAAGGTGTTCTGCTTCATCCATCTGAGCGTTCAGGAGTTTCTGGCTGCTCTTCATGTCCATCAGACCTTCATCAACTCTGGAGTCAACCTGATGGCAGAAGAACAAACTCCATCACTGACCCCTAAAATAGTTGGTTACAACAATGAGCTGAACCACCTCCATCAGAGTGGTGTTAACCGGGCCTTGAAGAGTCCAAATGGACACCTTGACTTGTTCCTCCGTTTCCTCCTGGGTCTTTCACTACAGACTAATCAGAATCTTCTCCGAGGTCTGCtgacacagacaggaagtgactcACAGACCAATCAGGAAACAGTCCAGTACCTCAGGACAAAGATCAGTGAGAATGTGTCTGCAGAGAAAAGCATCAATCTGTTCCACTGTCTGAATGAACTGAATGACCGTTCTCTAGTGGAGCAGATCCAACAGTCCCTGAAATCAGGACGTCTCTCCACAGATTATTTATCCCCTGCTCAGTGGTCAGCTCTGGTCTTCATCTTGCTGTCTTCAGAAAATGATCTTGATGTGTTTGACCTGAAGAAATACTCTGCCTCAGAGGAGGCTCTTCTAAGGCTGCTGCCAGTGGTGAAAGCCTCAGACAAAGCTCT ATTAAGTGGATGTAATCtctcagagagaagctgtggaCCTCTGTCTTCAGTCCTCAGCTCCAAGTCCTCCAgtctgagagagctggacctgagtaaCAATGACCTGCAGGATTCAGGCCTGGAGCTTCTGTCCTCTGGACTGGAGAGTACATGCTGTGAATTAGAAACTCTTAA GTTAAGTGCATGTAGCTTATCAGAGAGAAGTTGTGAAGCTCTGTCTTCAGTCCTCAGCTCCCAGTCCTCCAGCctgagagagctggacctgagtaacaacgacctgcaggattcaggagtgaGCCTTCTTTTTGCTGGACTGGCGAGTCCACACTGTAAACTGGCAACTTTCAG GTTGGGTGGATGTCACCTGTCAGAGAGTAGCTGTGaagctctgactttaatcctCAGCTCCCAGATCTCCAGTCTGAGAAAGCTGGACCTGAGTAACAATgacctgcaggattcaggaCTGCAGCGGCTGTCTACTGGACTGGAAAGTCCACATTGTATTCTTGAAAGTCTAAG TCTGTCAGGCTGTCTGATCACAGAGGAAGGCTGTTCTTGTCTGGCCTCAGCTCTGAGATCCAACCCCTCCCATCTGAGAGAGTTGGACCTGAGCTACAATCATCCAGGAGAGTCTGGAAAAAAGTTGCTGTCTGTAGGACAGAAGGATCCACTCTGGAGTCTGGACACACTCAG GATGGACCACGGTGGAGAGCTGAGGTTAAAACCTGGTCTGAAGAAGT ATTTCTGTGAACTCGCACTGGACCCAAACACGGCACACAGAAAGCTGAAACTGtctaaaaacaacaggaaggtGACACGTGTGGGAGAGAATCAGTCATATCCTGATCATCCAGACAGATTTGACTTCTCACCTCAGCTTCTGCATAGAGATGGTCTGACTGGTCGCTGTTACTGGGAGGTCAAGTGGAGAGGAAGTGTTGATGTATCAGTGAGTTACAGAAAAATCAGAAGGAAAGGAGGCAGTGATGACTGTCTGTTTGGACATAATGATCAGTCCTGGAGACTTTTCTGCTCCCCTAAAGGTTTCTCTGTTCGTcacaataacaaacaaacagacctCCCTCTCTCCCAGTCCTTCTCCTCTGGTAGAGTAGCAGTGTATGTGGACTATGATGCTGGCTCTTTGTCCTTCTACAGCGTCTCCTCTGACACTCTGACCCACCTCTACACCTTCAGCAccacattcactgaacctctCTATCCTGGGTTTGGGTTTAGATGGGACTCCTCAGTGTCTCTGTGTTCTCTGTAG
- the LOC121521360 gene encoding NACHT, LRR and PYD domains-containing protein 3-like isoform X2 produces the protein MSKSKLINLKDRQPSPGQQSEPGSASSGVSKDRQPSPGQRPKDPIIQQRLDSIFMALEKNIACFVKSELKKIQKVLCLDYPECFESQMEKDEVLEGEEEEQWRNSREALLKITLDFLRRMKQEELADCLQNRTAAAKCKHELKSNLEDKFQFLHEGIPYVGNHRRNVDLNQIYTELYITLGDSGEVNDEHEVRQIETTSRKPDRPEITIKEEDLFRGIPGRDEPIRTVMTKGVAGIGKTVLTQKFTLDWAEGKANQDIQFTFPFTFRELNVLKEKKLSLVELVHLFFNETKEAGLCRFEEFQVVFIFDGLDECRLPLDFHNSEIVTDVKESISVDVLLTNLIRGKLLPSARLWITTRPAAANQIPPECVDMVTEVRGFTDPQKEEYFKKRFRDEEQANRIISHIKISRSLHIMCHIPVFCWITATVLEDVLKTREGGELPKTLTEMFIHFLVVQTKRKNIKYDGGAETDPLWDPESRKMIEALADLAFEQLQKGNLIFYEPDLMECGINIKEASVYSGVFTQIFREERGLYQDKVFCFIHLSVQEFLAALHVHQTFINSGVNLMAEEQTPSLTPKIVGYNNELNHLHQSGVNRALKSPNGHLDLFLRFLLGLSLQTNQNLLRGLLTQTGSDSQTNQETVQYLRTKISENVSAEKSINLFHCLNELNDRSLVEQIQQSLKSGRLSTDYLSPAQWSALVFILLSSENDLDVFDLKKYSASEEALLRLLPVVKASDKALLSGCNLSERSCGPLSSVLSSKSSSLRELDLSNNDLQDSGLELLSSGLESTCCELETLKLSACSLSERSCEALSSVLSSQSSSLRELDLSNNDLQDSGVSLLFAGLASPHCKLATFSSQISSLRKLDLSNNDLQDSGLQRLSTGLESPHCILESLSLSGCLITEEGCSCLASALRSNPSHLRELDLSYNHPGESGKKLLSVGQKDPLWSLDTLRMDHGGELRLKPGLKKYFCELALDPNTAHRKLKLSKNNRKVTRVGENQSYPDHPDRFDFSPQLLHRDGLTGRCYWEVKWRGSVDVSVSYRKIRRKGGSDDCLFGHNDQSWRLFCSPKGFSVRHNNKQTDLPLSQSFSSGRVAVYVDYDAGSLSFYSVSSDTLTHLYTFSTTFTEPLYPGFGFRWDSSVSLCSL, from the exons ATGTCTAAGAGTAAACTTATAAACTTAAAGGATCGACAGCCCTCTCCTGGTCAACA ATCTGAACCTGGATCTGCTTCTAGTGGTGTGTCGAAGGATCGACAGCCCTCTCCTGGTCAAAG ACCAAAGGATCCCATTATTCAACAAAGGCTGGATTCCATATTTATG GCTCTAGAGAAGAACATTGCCTGTTTTGTGAAGAGTGAGCTGAAGAAGATCCAAAAAGTTCTATGTCTAGATTACCCAGAATGCTTTGAGAGTCAGATGGAAAAGGATGAAGTGTTGGAAGGTGAAGAGGAGGAGCAGTGGAGGAATAGCAGAGAGGCACTTCTGAAGATCACTCTTGACTTCTTGAGGAGAATGAAGCAGGAGGAGCTGGCTGACTGTCTGCAGAACA GAACTGCTGCTGCCAAGTGCAAACATGAACTAAAGTCTAACCTGGAGGACAAGTTTCAATTTCTGCATGAGGGGATTCCTTATGTAGGAAACCATAGACGTAATGTAGATCTGAATCAGATCTACACAGAGCTCTACATCACATTAGGAGACAGTGGAGAGGTCAATGATGAACACGAGGTCAGACAGATCGAAACAACATCCAGGAAACCAGATAGACCAGAAATAACCATCAAAGAAGAAGACCTCTTTAGAGGCATACCTGGAAgagatgaaccaatcagaacagTGATGACAAAGGGCGTGGCTGGCATTGGGAAAACAGTCTTAACACAGAAGTTCACTCTGGACTGGGCTGAAGGCAAAGCCAACCAGGACATCCAGTTCACATTCCCATTCActttcagagagctgaatgtgctgaaagagaaaaagttaAGCTTAGTGGAGCTTGTTCAcctcttttttaatgaaaccaAAGAAGCAGGACTCTGCAGGTTTGAAGAGTTCCAGGTGGTGTTCATCTTTGATGGTCTGGATGAGTGTCGACTTCCTCTGGACTTCCACAACAGTGAGATTGTGACTGATGTCAAAGAGTCCATCTCAGTGGATGTGCTGCTGACAAACCTCATCAGGGGGAAACTGCTTCCATCTGCTCGCCTCTGGATAACCAcacgacctgcagcagccaatcagatccctccTGAGTGTGTTGACATGgtgacagaggtcagagggttCACTGACCCTCAGAAGGAGGAGTACTTCAAGAAGAGATTCAGAGATGAGGAGCAGGCCAACAGAATCATCTCCCACATCAAGATATCCAGAAGCCTCCACATCATGTGCCACATCCCagtcttctgctggatcactgctacAGTCCTGGAGGATGTGCTGAAgaccagagagggaggagagctgCCCAAGACCCTGACTGAGATGTTCATCCACTTCCTGGTGGTTCAGACCAAAAGGAAGAACATCAAGTATGATGGAGGAGCTGAGACTGATCCACTCTGGGATCCAGAGAGCAGGAAGATGATTGAGGCTCTGGCTGATCTGGCttttgagcagctgcagaaaggaaACCTGATCTTCTATGAACCAGACCTGATGGAGTGTGGCATCAATATCAAAGAAGCCTCGGTGTACTCAGGAGTGTTCACACAGAtcttcagagaggagagaggactgTACCAGGACAAGGTGTTCTGCTTCATCCATCTGAGCGTTCAGGAGTTTCTGGCTGCTCTTCATGTCCATCAGACCTTCATCAACTCTGGAGTCAACCTGATGGCAGAAGAACAAACTCCATCACTGACCCCTAAAATAGTTGGTTACAACAATGAGCTGAACCACCTCCATCAGAGTGGTGTTAACCGGGCCTTGAAGAGTCCAAATGGACACCTTGACTTGTTCCTCCGTTTCCTCCTGGGTCTTTCACTACAGACTAATCAGAATCTTCTCCGAGGTCTGCtgacacagacaggaagtgactcACAGACCAATCAGGAAACAGTCCAGTACCTCAGGACAAAGATCAGTGAGAATGTGTCTGCAGAGAAAAGCATCAATCTGTTCCACTGTCTGAATGAACTGAATGACCGTTCTCTAGTGGAGCAGATCCAACAGTCCCTGAAATCAGGACGTCTCTCCACAGATTATTTATCCCCTGCTCAGTGGTCAGCTCTGGTCTTCATCTTGCTGTCTTCAGAAAATGATCTTGATGTGTTTGACCTGAAGAAATACTCTGCCTCAGAGGAGGCTCTTCTAAGGCTGCTGCCAGTGGTGAAAGCCTCAGACAAAGCTCT ATTAAGTGGATGTAATCtctcagagagaagctgtggaCCTCTGTCTTCAGTCCTCAGCTCCAAGTCCTCCAgtctgagagagctggacctgagtaaCAATGACCTGCAGGATTCAGGCCTGGAGCTTCTGTCCTCTGGACTGGAGAGTACATGCTGTGAATTAGAAACTCTTAA GTTAAGTGCATGTAGCTTATCAGAGAGAAGTTGTGAAGCTCTGTCTTCAGTCCTCAGCTCCCAGTCCTCCAGCctgagagagctggacctgagtaacaacgacctgcaggattcaggagtgaGCCTTCTTTTTGCTGGACTGGCGAGTCCACACTGTAAACTGGCAACTTTCAG CTCCCAGATCTCCAGTCTGAGAAAGCTGGACCTGAGTAACAATgacctgcaggattcaggaCTGCAGCGGCTGTCTACTGGACTGGAAAGTCCACATTGTATTCTTGAAAGTCTAAG TCTGTCAGGCTGTCTGATCACAGAGGAAGGCTGTTCTTGTCTGGCCTCAGCTCTGAGATCCAACCCCTCCCATCTGAGAGAGTTGGACCTGAGCTACAATCATCCAGGAGAGTCTGGAAAAAAGTTGCTGTCTGTAGGACAGAAGGATCCACTCTGGAGTCTGGACACACTCAG GATGGACCACGGTGGAGAGCTGAGGTTAAAACCTGGTCTGAAGAAGT ATTTCTGTGAACTCGCACTGGACCCAAACACGGCACACAGAAAGCTGAAACTGtctaaaaacaacaggaaggtGACACGTGTGGGAGAGAATCAGTCATATCCTGATCATCCAGACAGATTTGACTTCTCACCTCAGCTTCTGCATAGAGATGGTCTGACTGGTCGCTGTTACTGGGAGGTCAAGTGGAGAGGAAGTGTTGATGTATCAGTGAGTTACAGAAAAATCAGAAGGAAAGGAGGCAGTGATGACTGTCTGTTTGGACATAATGATCAGTCCTGGAGACTTTTCTGCTCCCCTAAAGGTTTCTCTGTTCGTcacaataacaaacaaacagacctCCCTCTCTCCCAGTCCTTCTCCTCTGGTAGAGTAGCAGTGTATGTGGACTATGATGCTGGCTCTTTGTCCTTCTACAGCGTCTCCTCTGACACTCTGACCCACCTCTACACCTTCAGCAccacattcactgaacctctCTATCCTGGGTTTGGGTTTAGATGGGACTCCTCAGTGTCTCTGTGTTCTCTGTAG